One Synechocystis sp. LKSZ1 genomic window, TACGATCCCCGATTGCCGGTGAAAGTGGCCTTTCCACCGCAAAATCTTAACAACATTTTGGGAGAAATCATTGCCCGTGAAGGCCTGAAGCAGTTTCGCACCGCAGAAACCGAAAAATATCCCCACGTCACCTACTTTTTCAACGGCGGCCTGGAACAGCCTTTTCCGGGAGAAGAGCGGGAACTCATCCAAAGTCCGATGGTGGCCACCTACGATCTGGCCCCCCAGATGTCGGCAGAAGCCGTGACCGATGTGGTCTGCCAGGCTATTGCCAAGGGCATTTATTCACTGATTGTGGTCAACTATGCCAACCCCGATATGGTCGGGCACACAGGGAATTTGACCGCCGCCATTGAGGCCATTGAGACCGTTGATATCGCCATCGGTCGGCTCCTGCAAAGTGCCAGTCGCCAGGGAGGAACGGTACTGATTACCGCTGACCATGGTAATGCGGAGTATATGAGCGATGAAGCGGGTAATCCCTGGACGGCCCACACAACTAATCCCGTTCCTTTTATTGTGGTAGAAGGAGAAGGACGTAAAATCCCTGGGCATGGGGGCCAAGTGCAATTGCGGGAGAATGGCCGCCTGGCCGATGTTGCTCCAACCATTCTCGATATCCTAAAATTACCTAAGCCAGTGGAAATGACGGGGACGTCTCTGATCGAGCCTTGTCTGGTGGAAATGAAACCGAACCGCACCCCCGTTAACTTAGCCCGTTAGGTTAGTTTTCCTAACTCCATCCTCCGCCCCATCTTAATGTATTACCCATGACCCTTATTGCACTACTTCGTTTAATCTGGATTGCCTCTGCGGGGCTTCTCACTGTACTCGTTTTACTCCATAGCCCGAAAGGGGATGGGCTCGGTGGCATTGGCGGCCAGGCCCAATTATTTTCCAGTGCTAAAAGTGCGGAAAAGACCCTGAACCAAGTCACTTGGACTCTCAGTAGTATTTTTGTAGGCTTAACCATTATTCTCAGTGCGAACTGGCTGGCCAAGTAACCGGCGACGATATTGGTTTTGGGGCAGCTTGTTGGTCGTTCTCATCGTCTTTTTCTCGCTGGCCTCTTCTCCAGTCAGACTTCTAGCCCAGAATTCTCAACCGAATCCCCGACCAAGTCATCCCCTTCCCGCATCCCTCCGGCCCTATCAGGCTAGCTCCCCGGAGGGAGATTATTTTGAGCAAATTCGGCCCTCCCCCTACGGCTACCTCATCTGGTCGCGTTTTCCCGTAACGGTTTACATCGAAAAAAGCCAGGAACCGTCAGATGGCAGGGCCAGCCAGCAACGGTTTCAGCAGTGGACTCAGGCGGTTCAACAGGCCCTGGGCGACTGGAAGGCCTATTTATCATTGCAGGAAGTCAATGACCCAGCCCAGGCGGATATTCAGATTTATCGTCGTGAGCCCCCCTTGGGCGTCCATCGCGATCCCAGTACCGGGCAGGTGCAAATCCCCAGGGCCCGCAATGCCCAAACCCGCTACGAAATTTATCAAAGTTTTACCCAACCAGCGCTGCTTCTACACCGCATGGTGATCGAAATTAAGCCCGGTATGGGTCCCCAGTCGATTTTAGCGACAGCCCGCCATGAAATCGGCCATGCCCTCGGCCTGTGGGGTCATAGTCCAGTGGCAAAAGACGTGCTTTATTTTTCCCAAACAGCCCAGTCACCCCCCATTTCCCAACGAGATATTGCCACCCTAATTAAGGTTTATCAACAGCCGACCCAGTTAGGCTGGCCGTTGGTTAGCGGTAGGGAAACGGCCCCTTAACGGGGCCAGCGTAAACCTAGCGAATTTTATAGATAGTATTTTCGTCGTCGAGTTGTTCCACAATCACAATCATGTTTTCCTCTTCCAGGGCCAAGAGTCGAGATTTTAAGATTTTTTGATCGCATTTGAGTTTCATCAATAGATCCATGAAACTAGCCTGGCCCCGCTTCATCAAGTGATTGAGAATAGCTAAATCCGTTTCTTCCGTCGCTTTTGTGGGGTCTGTAACGGGACTATCAACCGGGGCAGTTTCTTCGTCGCTAAAATTCATCGGACTATGATAGCCTGGCATTTCTAACGATAAATTGAGCCCTTCTTTGCGAACGCGCAGGTCAAAGTAAGCAACGGCTTTAACGGCCTGCCAAAAGGGAATCAGTAGGGCCCCAAACAGCAAAGTTAGAGGGAGATCAATCAAGGAAGCAAATTCTTCCCCTTCGCCAATAATAGCGGTAACTAGCGTTCCTAAATTACTAACGATACTAATCGGAATGGTGATTAAAACCGCGATAAAAAATACCAACTGCAAGGAAAAGACGTAGCCCTTGGTTAGTTGCCAACTACGCTGAATAGCTTCCATGGGTTTTAAATTGGGTTCAATAGCTAAACAAATTTCCGTCAACGAGAGACGAGAATAGAGCCAGATATAGCCGAAGAAAAAAGCAATCACAAAAACCATCACGCCTAAAACCAGGAGGGCCGAAAT contains:
- the secG gene encoding preprotein translocase subunit SecG; the encoded protein is MTLIALLRLIWIASAGLLTVLVLLHSPKGDGLGGIGGQAQLFSSAKSAEKTLNQVTWTLSSIFVGLTIILSANWLAK
- a CDS encoding matrixin family metalloprotease, producing the protein MLVVLIVFFSLASSPVRLLAQNSQPNPRPSHPLPASLRPYQASSPEGDYFEQIRPSPYGYLIWSRFPVTVYIEKSQEPSDGRASQQRFQQWTQAVQQALGDWKAYLSLQEVNDPAQADIQIYRREPPLGVHRDPSTGQVQIPRARNAQTRYEIYQSFTQPALLLHRMVIEIKPGMGPQSILATARHEIGHALGLWGHSPVAKDVLYFSQTAQSPPISQRDIATLIKVYQQPTQLGWPLVSGRETAP